The Castanea sativa cultivar Marrone di Chiusa Pesio chromosome 11, ASM4071231v1 genome contains a region encoding:
- the LOC142614673 gene encoding mitochondrial acidic protein MAM33, translating to MWRKTLAAATSLAFRQPCLSIAGRRHSSTNTTVSSAVNSMLLRSLKDHYLEVSKMVPPPKVSPPASFTILAGALDGNGPVLKRTFNDNEEINISVMRLANIIPAGSGNDNEDDDSINQLFLHVNVSKPGQQDSLHFLCGLYPDALGIHSVSMRPKAESSGILVVPSQYTGPVFEDLDESMRDALHSYIDERGVNERLFPFLQAWLYVKDHRNLMRWFKSVGIFINESKSA from the exons ATGTGGAGGAAAACATTGGCAGCCGCAACCTCGCTTGCATTTCGGCAGCCATGTCTCAGCATAGCTGGCCGCCGCCACTCTTCCACCAACACCACCGTCTCCTCCGCCGTCAACTCCATGCTCCTCCGCTCCCTCAAAGACCACTATCTCGAAGTCTCCAAAATGGTTCCTCCCCCT AAGGTGAGCCCTCCGGCTTCATTCACAATCTTGGCAGGCGCCTTAGATGGCAATGGTCCAGTCCTCAAAAGGACTTTCAACGACAATGAAGAAATCAACATTTCCGTTATGCGATTAGCTAACATAATCCCTGCTGGTAGTGGCAATGACAATGAAGATGATGATAGCATCAATCAGTTGTTTCTTCATGTCAATGTGTCGAAACCTGGGCAGCAGGATTCTCTGCACTTCCTCTGTGGATTGTATCCGGATGCATTGGGGATTCACTCCGTTTCAATGCGGCCTAAGGCTGAGAGTTCTGGCATTCTTGTCGTTCCGTCTCAGTACACCGGGCCAGTTTTCGA AGATCTTGATGAAAGTATGAGGGATGCACTTCACAGTTACATAGATGAGCGAGGAGTAAATGAGAGGCTCTTTCCTTTCCTTCAAGCATGGCTTTATGTGAAGGACCACCGGAATCTCATGCGTTGGTTCAAATCAGTCGGCATCTTCATTAATGAAAGCAAGTCGGCTTGA